The Hydrogenobacter sp. T-2 region TGGTGGTGTAATAGATTTAAGTTTATGCAGTCCAAAACAAAGCTAACCGCGGAGGAATTTTTCAAGCTATATCCAGAGGAGTCCAGACTTGAGCTAATTGATGGGGAGGTCTATGAGATGCCTGCACCGAGTTTTAAACATCAACTCGTGATAGTAAGGATGCTATCTGCTTTATTAAGACATCCAGAAACTAAAGATAGAACAGTGGTATCACCAGTTGACCTTGTTCTTTCAGAAAATGTAGTCTTACAACCAGATATAGTATACCTTTCAGACCTTTCAAAAGTAAAGGATAAAATATACGGTGCACCAGACCTCGTGGTGGAGGTAGTT contains the following coding sequences:
- a CDS encoding Uma2 family endonuclease encodes the protein MQSKTKLTAEEFFKLYPEESRLELIDGEVYEMPAPSFKHQLVIVRMLSALLRHPETKDRTVVSPVDLVLSENVVLQPDIVYLSDLSKVKDKIYGAPDLVVEVVQTK